A part of Entelurus aequoreus isolate RoL-2023_Sb linkage group LG10, RoL_Eaeq_v1.1, whole genome shotgun sequence genomic DNA contains:
- the shkbp1 gene encoding SH3KBP1-binding protein 1, giving the protein MSNTARSGDLIHLNVGGKRFSTSRQTLTWVPDSFFSSLLSGRISTLKDETGAIFIDRDPSLFAPILNFLRTKELHPRSVSVHMLMHEAEFYGITPLVRKLQLCDELDRSSCGNVLFNGYLPPPVYPAKRRNRHSVAGSQFTTGRATPVKRSNTMPPNLGNSGMLARGEDRVTGGTLSDPGLVRIICGHHNWIAAAYSQFVVCYRVKESTGWQQVFTSPRLDWVIDRVALNAKVMSGSLGDNDKMVAVASGTEIILWSICSDGNGNEIGVFSLNVPVEALFFVGNQLIATSHIGKVGVWNAVTKHWQNQDVVPISSYDTAGSFLILGCNNGSIYYIDVQKFPLRMKDNDLLVTELYRDPTKDAITALSVYLTPKTSDSGNWIEIAYGTSSGSVRVIVQHPETVGSGPQLFQTFSVHRSPVTKIMLSEKHLISVCADNNHVRTWTVTRFRGMISTQPGSTPLTSFKVLSLDPDDAHAGCSAGTEIGPYGERDDQQVFIQRVVPDTDKLYVRLSSNGKRVCEVRSVDGTSITAFVVHECEGSSRIGSRQRRYLFSGHGNGSIQMWDLTTAMEIAGKVDIRALGGPTEEELLELLDQCDLALTRTPDSTPRASTCSLHSQLSDGFRPERLHSAGRGAGALGSSGSLCGSLPRQAPLARPARDPPSFAFSAYGPQSLSGSSPRPHRHPDRDREWGSARRGSFVERCQELAKGSEVAAAGAEGMRRSLAVCSELEARFGFRTPTAFSVLPGSRPSPGGAPPSMMQTPSPSLPQCRLTPTSPTSPASASSSPTRSETAGSAPSPSEAPTSPESPDSPAGSTAASPKPQMNETSF; this is encoded by the exons ATGTCTAACACGGCGAGAAGCGGGGATTTAATCCACTTGAACGTGGGCGGGAAAAG GTTCAGCACCTCCCGACAGACGCTCACTTGGGTTCCTGACTCCTTTTTTTCCAG tcttttgaGCGGCCGGATCTCCACTTTGAAGGATGAAACTGGCGCA ATCTTCATCGACAGGGATCCCTCTCTGTTTGCGCCCATCCTCAACTTCTTGCGCACCAAAGAGCTCCACCCGCGCTCCGTCAGCGTGCACATGCTCATGCACGAGGCCGAGTTCTACGGGATCACGCCGCTCG TGCGTAAGCTGCAGCTGTGCGATGAGTTGGACCGCTCTTCCTGCGGAAACGTCCTGTTCAACGGCTACCTGCCTCCGCCGG TGTACCCCGCCAAGCGCCGCAATCGCCACAGCGTGGCGGGGTCGCAGTTCACGACGGGTCGAGCCACGCCCGTCAAACGCAGCAACACAATGCCCCCCAACTTGGGCAACTCTGGGATGCTGGCCAGAGGGGAGGACAGGGTGACTGGAG GTACCTTATCAGATCCGGGCCTGGTTCGAATCATCTGTGGCCATCATAACTGGATCGCGGCGGCATACTCTCAGTTTGTGGTGTGTTACAG GGTGAAGGAGTCCACCGGGTGGCAGCAGGTCTTCACGTCTCCTCGCCTAGACTGGGTCATCGACCGGGTGGCGCTCAACGCTAAGGTGATGAGTGGCTCCCTGGGGGACAACGACAAGATGGTGGCCGTCGCTTCGGGAACGGAGATCATCCTGTGGTCCATCTGCTCGGACGGCAACGGGAACGAGATAG GCGTCTTCAGCCTCAACGTGCCAGTGGAGGCGCTCTTCTTCGTGGGTAACCAGCTGATCGCCACCAGCCACATCGGGAAGGTCGGCGTGTGGAATGCCGTCACCAAACACTGGCAG AACCAGGATGTGGTTCCCATCAGCAGCTACGACACGGCGGGATCCTTCCTCATCCTGGGATGCAATAATGGATCCATCTATTACATCG aCGTCCAGAAGTTTCCTCTAAGGATGAAGGACAACGACCTGCTGGTGACAGAACTATACCGCGACCCGACTAAGGACGCCATCACTGCACTGAGCGTGTACCTCACCCCTAAAACCA GCGACAGCGGCAACTGGATCGAAATTGCTTACGGCACCAGCTCCGGCTCCGTTCGGGTCATCGTGCAGCACCCGGAGACAGTGGGCTCGGGCCCTCAGCTGTTCCAGACCTTCTCGGTCCACCGGAGCCCCGTCACCAAGATCATGTTGTCCGAGAAACATCTCATCTCAG TGTGCGCAGACAACAACCACGTACGCACCTGGACCGTGACCCGCTTCAGAGGGATGATATCAACCCAGCCGGGCTCCACGCCACTCACCTCCTTCAAGGTCCTCAGCCTGGACCCCGACGACGCGCACGCAGGCTGCAGTGCCGGCACAGAGATAG GACCGTACGGAGAGAGAGACGACCAGCAGGTGTTCATCCAGAGAGTCGTACCAGACACCGACAAACTCTACGTCAGATTGTCATCCAACGGCAAAAG GGTGTGTGAAGTGCGCTCGGTGGACGGCACCTCCATCACGGCCTTTGTGGTCCACGAGTGCGAAGGATCCAGCCGCATCGGCTCACGGCAGCGCCGCTACCTGTTCAGCGGCCACGGCAACGGCAGCATCCAGATGTGGGACCTGACCACCGCCATGGAGATCGCCGGCAAAGTGGACATCAGAG CACTGGGCGGGCCCACCGAGGAGGAGCTGCTGGAGCTTCTGGACCAGTGTGACCTGGCTCTGACCAGAACTCCTGACAGCACACCTCGAGCCTCCACTTGCAG TCTGCACTCACAGCTCAGTGACGGCTTCAGACCGGAGCGTCTTCACTCTGCAGGAAGAGGAGCCGGAGCGTTGGGTTCATCCGGGTCGCTATGCGGGAGTCTTCCTCGCCAAGCCCCGCTCGCCAGGCCCGCTCGCGACCCGCCCTCCTTCGCCTTTTCCGCCTACGGACCGCAGTCCCTCTCTGGCAGCAGCCCTCGCCCCCATCGCCACCCCGACCGAGACAGGGAATGGGGGTCCGCTCGCAGGGGAAGCTTCGTGGAGCGTTGCCAGGAGCTCGCCAAGGGTTccgaggtggcggcggcgggagcGGAGGGAATGAGGCGGAGTTTGGCCGTGTGCAGCGAGTTAGAAGCCCGCTTTGGTTTCAGGACGCCGACCGCCTTCTCCGTCTTGCCCGGCTCCCGCCCCTCCCCCGGGGGAGCGCCTCCCTCCATGATGCAGACGCCGTCGCCATCGTTGCCGCAATGTAGGCTCACGCCCACCTCCCCCACAAGCCCCGCCTCAGCGTCGTCAAGCCCGACGCGTTCTGAGACGGCCGGCTCCGCCCCTTCTCCGTCCGAGGCTCCGACGTCGCCCGAAAGCCCGGACAGTCCGGCCGGCAGCACGGCCGCCAGCCCCAAACCTCAGATGAACGAAACAAGTTTCTGA
- the LOC133658556 gene encoding estrogen-related receptor gamma-like — MSSHPSFCHLDCSNIELLLLHLNAPSLYFYTSGSEVDWIWIRMDVEDVDYPSVSTERSFLDAPSPSSSSSSSSPPPTQLGSPTGSSSSAGSGVTTPSVASSCFSVSRHFSCQVEALFRGHFLPPVAPERLCLVCGDVASGFHYGVASCEACKAFFKRTVQGNMEYSCPVSKECEINKRRRKACQACRFHKCLQAGMMREGVRMDRVRGGRQKYKRRAEAGITSYSRTPHAACSSSSSRNKVISHLLLTEPAPLAANQDESTNDGTLLTLCDLLNRQLLVLIGWAKQIPGFSALSLVDQTSLLQSGWMEALLVGVAWRSQGAAGKELVFAKNLRLDESQCRLAGLSQLYDAVRHLTSRYCLMELSLEEVVTLKAVALANADVDPVDCPDSLQRFQDGLHEALQEYEASCGGRHRAGRLLMSLPLLRETAERAVEVLLRTRRRVPLHRLLLEMLDANLAKV; from the exons ATGAGTTCTCATCCTTCCTTTTGTCATCTTGACTGTTCAAACATTGAATTGTTACTactgcacctgaacgcaccgtcTCTCTACTTTTACACGTCAGGTTCTGAAGTGGACTGGATCTGGATCAGGATGGATGTGGAGGATGTGGACTATCCCTCGGTCAGCACAGAGCG GAGCTTCCTGGACGCCCCCTCCCCCTCCTCATCTTCATCCTCGTCTTCGCCCCCCCCCACGCAGCTGGGCTCACCGACAGGGTCAAGCTCCAGCGCAGGAAGTGGCGTCACCACGCCGTCTGTGGCTTCTTCCTGTTTCTCCGTGTCCCGTCACTTTTCCTGCCAG GTGGAGGCGCTCTTCAGAGGCCACTTCCTGCCGCCGGTGGCGCCCGAGCGGCTGTGCCTGGTCTGTGGCGACGTGGCGTCGGGATTCCACTACGGCGTGGCGTCCTGCGAGGCCTGCAAGGCCTTCTTCAAGCGCACCGTCCAAG GCAACATGGAGTACAGCTGTCCTGTGAGCAAGGAGTGTGAGATCAACAAGCGCAGGAGGAAGGCGTGTCAGGCGTGTCGCTTCCACAAGTGTCTGCAGGCCGGGATGATGAGGGAAG GCGTTCGCATGGATCGAGTGAGAGGAGGCCGACAGAAGTACAAAAGACGAGCGGAGGCGGGAATAACTTCCTATTCCAGAACGCCGCATGCcgcctgcagcagcagcagcagcc GAAACAAGGTCATTTCCCATTTGCTGCTGACAGAGCCCGCCCCTCTGGCTGCCAATCAGGATGAATCGACCAATGACGGCACCCTGCTGACCCTCTGCGACCTCCTCAACCGCCAGCTGCTGGTTCTGATTGGCTGGGCCAAGCAGATCCCAG GCTTCTCCGCGCTCTCATTGGTGGACCAGACGTCACTGCTGCAGAGCGGCTGGATGGAGGCGCTGCTggtgggcgtggcctggcgcTCGCAGGGCGCGGCGGGGAAGGAGCTGGTGTTCGCCAAGAACCTTCGCCTGGACGAGAGTCAGTGTCGCCTCGCCGGCCTCAGCCAGCTCTACGACGCCGTACGTCACCTGACCTCACGTTACTGTCTCATGGAGCTCAGCCTTGAGGAGGTGGTCACCCTCAAGGCCGTGGCCCTCGCCAACGCag ACGTGGACCCGGTGGACTGTCCCGACTCGCTGCAGCGCTTCCAGGACGGCCTGCACGAGGCCCTGCAGGAGTACGAGGCATCCTGCGGGGGGCGCCACCGAGCGGGCCGCCTGCTGATGAGCCTCCCGCTGCTGCGTGAGACGGCCGAGCGGGCCGTGGAGGTTCTGCTGAGGACGCGCCGCCGCGTTCCTCTCCACAGACTGCTGCTGGAGATGCTGGACGCCAACTTGGCCAAGGTCTGA